Proteins encoded by one window of Halorubrum ruber:
- a CDS encoding Rieske (2Fe-2S) protein — MDEHRRIAGVEEVPEESTLLATLRPTDPDAVDEGEGDLGESEDGAPEVEAILTRAAGEVRAFRNYCQHWTDVRLDKDDGAFVRNGEVFCQTHGATFEADGGYCNFGPCEGAVLESVDVTVADDAVYLDDDAYEFVRLGPSAGKGDGSGSRIDFTGN; from the coding sequence ATGGACGAGCACCGCCGGATCGCCGGCGTCGAGGAGGTTCCCGAGGAGAGCACGCTGCTCGCGACGCTCCGACCGACCGACCCGGACGCCGTCGACGAGGGCGAGGGCGACCTCGGGGAGAGCGAGGACGGGGCTCCGGAGGTCGAGGCGATCCTCACGCGGGCCGCCGGCGAGGTGCGCGCGTTCCGCAACTACTGTCAACACTGGACCGACGTCCGCCTCGACAAGGACGACGGGGCGTTCGTGCGCAACGGCGAGGTGTTCTGTCAGACACACGGCGCGACGTTCGAGGCCGACGGCGGCTACTGTAACTTCGGCCCCTGCGAGGGCGCCGTCCTCGAATCGGTCGACGTGACGGTGGCCGACGACGCGGTGTACCTCGACGACGACGCCTACGAGTTCGTCCGGCTCGGCCCCTCGGCCGGAAAAGGCGACGGCAGCGGCTCGCGGATCGACTTCACCGGGAACTGA
- a CDS encoding DUF5788 family protein — protein MKEFERKQLLERVERESSTIGVDIPESIEIQGEAIDLRSFVFEIKRRDSVPPGERDRVDRAKRNLRRERLDRLEPIEENEVSYEEGEELAASIIGIDRALEALEGLDAPDPETEEQRQEAADQKRWMNFLKKALGRDDASGGGGRTRF, from the coding sequence GTGAAGGAGTTCGAGCGAAAACAGCTCCTGGAACGGGTCGAGCGGGAGTCCTCGACGATCGGCGTCGACATCCCGGAGTCGATCGAGATCCAGGGCGAGGCGATCGACCTGCGGTCGTTCGTCTTCGAGATCAAGCGCCGCGACTCGGTCCCGCCCGGCGAGCGCGACCGGGTCGACCGCGCCAAGCGGAACCTGCGGCGCGAGCGGCTCGACCGGCTCGAACCCATCGAGGAGAACGAGGTGAGCTACGAGGAAGGCGAGGAGCTGGCGGCGTCGATCATCGGCATCGACCGCGCGCTGGAGGCGTTAGAGGGGCTCGACGCGCCCGATCCGGAGACCGAGGAGCAGCGGCAGGAGGCCGCGGATCAGAAGCGCTGGATGAACTTCTTGAAGAAGGCGCTCGGCCGCGACGACGCGAGCGGGGGTGGCGGTCGCACGCGGTTCTGA
- a CDS encoding glycosyltransferase, protein MRLRGVITWEVAAVLSLIAVAVLGLALLLPRELLTLVLAVGAMAVVYFSGAVYLLGRPAWIPARFDRLPVALGVGFPLVVVGVVGYYYRALLTPVAVVFALGLLFVFLYYWLVVPLALFQKIRHASETPTPDEWPPLTVLVPAYNEQHYVGDCVRSVQESDYPGALSVVVVDDGSTDGTFAEAASAADDRTRVVHTGNGGKHAALNLGLSYVETELVVSVDADSTIHPEALTELARDFERHEAVGAIAGNVKVVNRGSLVTDLQALEYVVGINTFRRAFDLFGAVTVVPGSLGAFRRDVLEAVQGYSADTVTEDFDLTIAILKQGYAIHASEATVYTEAPDTWRDLYAQRRRWFQGNLQTVVKHRDVFADSRYGLLHRVAFPYVFLSMSALPLLGVLVLALIVASLFVGGTGVLLQLAGFFVLLQILLSALAVLIEGEDLRLVLLAPLSLFGYKQFQDAVLLRSLGALRPGRQNEWLKPTRVKQRATEGPAGAAEAAVSEADKYGDEVTADAGREERC, encoded by the coding sequence ATGCGTCTCAGGGGAGTTATCACGTGGGAGGTAGCCGCGGTGCTGTCGCTGATCGCGGTCGCCGTCCTCGGGCTGGCGCTGCTGCTCCCGCGAGAGCTTCTCACGCTCGTCCTCGCCGTCGGCGCGATGGCGGTCGTGTACTTCAGCGGCGCGGTCTACCTGCTCGGCCGTCCGGCGTGGATCCCGGCCCGGTTCGACCGGCTTCCGGTGGCGCTGGGCGTCGGCTTCCCCCTCGTCGTCGTCGGCGTCGTCGGGTACTACTACAGGGCGCTCCTGACTCCCGTGGCGGTGGTGTTCGCGCTCGGCCTGCTGTTCGTCTTCCTCTACTACTGGCTGGTGGTGCCGCTCGCGCTGTTCCAGAAGATACGACACGCGAGCGAGACGCCGACACCCGACGAATGGCCGCCCCTGACGGTGCTCGTCCCCGCGTACAACGAGCAGCACTACGTCGGGGACTGCGTCCGGTCGGTCCAAGAGTCGGACTATCCCGGCGCGCTGTCGGTTGTCGTCGTCGACGACGGCAGCACCGACGGCACGTTCGCGGAGGCGGCGTCGGCCGCGGACGATCGGACCCGAGTGGTCCACACCGGCAACGGCGGAAAACACGCCGCATTGAACCTCGGTCTCAGTTACGTCGAGACGGAGCTCGTCGTCTCCGTCGACGCCGACTCCACGATCCACCCCGAGGCGCTCACCGAACTGGCCCGCGACTTCGAGCGCCACGAGGCAGTCGGCGCGATCGCCGGCAACGTCAAGGTCGTCAACCGCGGGTCGCTGGTGACCGATCTCCAAGCGCTTGAGTACGTCGTCGGTATCAACACGTTCCGGCGGGCGTTCGACCTGTTCGGGGCCGTGACCGTCGTTCCCGGCTCCCTCGGCGCGTTCCGGCGAGACGTCCTCGAAGCGGTCCAGGGCTACAGCGCCGACACCGTGACCGAGGACTTCGATCTCACGATCGCGATCCTCAAGCAGGGGTACGCGATCCACGCCAGCGAGGCGACCGTGTACACCGAGGCTCCGGACACCTGGCGCGACCTCTACGCGCAGCGTCGGCGCTGGTTCCAAGGGAACCTCCAGACGGTCGTCAAACACCGCGACGTGTTCGCCGACAGCCGGTACGGTCTCCTTCACAGAGTCGCGTTTCCCTACGTGTTCCTGTCGATGTCCGCGCTGCCGCTCCTCGGCGTCCTCGTCTTGGCGCTGATTGTGGCCTCGCTATTCGTCGGCGGCACCGGGGTTCTCCTCCAGCTGGCGGGGTTTTTCGTCCTCCTCCAGATCCTGCTGTCCGCGCTCGCGGTGCTGATCGAAGGCGAGGATCTCCGGCTCGTCCTGCTCGCGCCCCTCTCGCTTTTCGGATACAAGCAGTTCCAAGACGCCGTGCTGCTTCGGAGCCTCGGCGCGCTCCGGCCCGGGCGCCAGAACGAATGGCTGAAGCCGACCCGCGTCAAGCAGCGAGCGACCGAGGGGCCGGCGGGCGCGGCCGAGGCGGCCGTCTCCGAAGCGGACAAATACGGGGACGAGGTCACCGCCGACGCCGGTCGCGAGGAACGGTGTTAA
- a CDS encoding YkgJ family cysteine cluster protein — translation MKSLEAELAAARDLDVADLADAIESIGFECTRCGGCCTGYAPDEPGGAPAGAGKDEDAVEADSCHDGDDADREPHTATVFPDEVRRVADAAEDEFGEAYDWRDVARPMPFGLDADADGDPVGETFEWALATDDCGDCTFYEESDGQGACTVHDARPLICRTYPFSVALEGTSQPMGEAVDEAGVVRAHECEGLGRDISREDAEELAGALKERAVRELEEAIGVRDGYDPGARERADGDVVVFDSEGPKEADGTPVRSE, via the coding sequence ATGAAGTCGCTCGAAGCCGAACTCGCCGCCGCCCGCGACCTCGACGTCGCGGACCTCGCGGACGCCATCGAGTCCATCGGGTTCGAGTGCACGCGCTGTGGCGGCTGCTGTACCGGCTACGCGCCCGACGAGCCGGGCGGCGCGCCGGCGGGAGCGGGGAAAGACGAGGACGCGGTCGAGGCGGACAGCTGCCACGACGGCGACGACGCCGACCGCGAGCCCCACACCGCGACCGTCTTCCCGGACGAGGTCCGGCGCGTCGCCGACGCTGCCGAGGACGAGTTCGGCGAGGCGTACGACTGGCGCGACGTGGCGCGGCCGATGCCGTTCGGGCTCGACGCCGACGCGGACGGCGACCCGGTCGGCGAGACGTTCGAGTGGGCGCTCGCGACCGACGACTGCGGCGACTGCACCTTCTACGAGGAGTCCGACGGGCAGGGCGCCTGTACGGTCCACGACGCGCGCCCGCTCATCTGCCGGACCTACCCGTTCAGCGTCGCCTTAGAGGGGACGAGCCAGCCGATGGGCGAAGCGGTCGACGAGGCGGGCGTCGTCCGGGCGCACGAGTGCGAGGGGCTCGGCCGCGACATCTCCCGCGAGGACGCCGAGGAGCTGGCCGGCGCGCTGAAGGAGCGCGCGGTGCGCGAGCTGGAGGAGGCGATCGGCGTCCGCGACGGCTACGACCCCGGCGCGCGCGAGCGGGCCGACGGCGACGTCGTCGTCTTCGACTCCGAGGGGCCGAAGGAGGCCGACGGGACCCCCGTCCGCAGCGAGTAG
- a CDS encoding dihydrodipicolinate synthase family protein, whose amino-acid sequence MTAPEFRHGAVSPPIVTPFDADGDVDTDTLAGHVDALVDAGLDGVVPCGTTGEFASLTDEERRTVVETVVDAADGRVPVIAGAADTSVAGVRERLEAVDAAGADAALVTLPYYHNSTAPAGQRAFLDAVADDAPLPIYLYDIPSTVGEPIDPDVLAAAAERESIVGLKDTSGNVSAVDTAVDRTPDEFTVFQGVDALLYPSASLGVDGGINALSQVIPEVFVALGDALRDGDDERALTLHRRAVRPLFARCADHGFAPATKVAAAHRGFIPDPRVRPPLTLPDEDARKAIRADVDAALDVV is encoded by the coding sequence ATGACAGCTCCGGAGTTCCGACACGGCGCCGTTTCACCACCGATCGTCACCCCGTTCGACGCCGACGGCGACGTCGACACCGACACGCTCGCGGGGCACGTCGACGCGCTCGTCGACGCCGGGCTCGACGGAGTGGTCCCGTGCGGGACCACGGGCGAGTTCGCCAGCCTCACCGACGAGGAGCGGCGGACCGTGGTCGAGACCGTCGTCGACGCGGCCGACGGGCGCGTGCCGGTGATCGCCGGCGCGGCGGACACCTCCGTCGCGGGGGTCCGCGAGCGCCTCGAAGCCGTCGACGCGGCCGGCGCGGACGCGGCGCTGGTCACCCTCCCGTACTACCACAACTCGACGGCGCCGGCGGGACAGCGGGCCTTCCTCGACGCGGTCGCCGACGACGCGCCGCTCCCGATCTACCTCTACGACATCCCGTCGACGGTCGGCGAGCCGATCGACCCCGACGTCCTCGCGGCCGCCGCCGAGCGCGAGTCGATCGTCGGGCTGAAAGACACGAGCGGCAACGTCTCGGCGGTCGACACCGCCGTCGACCGGACCCCGGACGAGTTCACGGTCTTCCAGGGCGTCGACGCGCTGTTATACCCGAGCGCGAGCCTCGGCGTCGACGGCGGGATAAACGCGCTCTCGCAGGTGATACCGGAGGTATTCGTCGCGCTCGGGGACGCGCTCCGCGACGGCGACGACGAGCGAGCGCTGACGCTCCACCGCCGCGCGGTCAGGCCGCTGTTCGCCCGCTGCGCCGACCACGGCTTCGCGCCCGCGACGAAGGTCGCGGCCGCCCACCGCGGGTTCATCCCGGACCCGCGCGTCCGCCCGCCGCTCACGCTCCCGGACGAGGACGCTCGCAAGGCGATCCGCGCCGACGTGGACGCGGCGCTGGACGTGGTCTGA
- a CDS encoding TRAM domain-containing protein, whose amino-acid sequence MEISEKLLCLFSAEVRETDDGEYVVDVPDREIDAGSLEPGETYRVALVARDGSAEGTADADASPSRNDDGPQPPVEPGEMRYVEIEDLGKQGDGIARVERGYVIIVPDTEVGERVKIEVTEVKSNFAVGEVVEEAG is encoded by the coding sequence ATGGAAATCTCCGAGAAGCTCCTCTGTCTGTTCAGCGCGGAAGTTCGCGAGACCGACGACGGCGAGTACGTCGTCGACGTGCCCGACCGAGAGATCGACGCCGGATCGCTGGAGCCGGGCGAGACGTACCGCGTCGCGCTCGTCGCCCGCGACGGCTCCGCGGAGGGGACGGCCGACGCCGACGCCTCTCCCTCGCGGAACGACGACGGGCCGCAGCCGCCGGTCGAACCCGGCGAGATGCGGTACGTCGAGATCGAGGACCTCGGCAAGCAGGGCGACGGGATCGCCCGCGTCGAGCGCGGGTACGTGATCATCGTCCCCGACACCGAGGTGGGCGAACGGGTGAAGATCGAAGTGACCGAAGTGAAGTCCAACTTCGCCGTCGGCGAAGTCGTCGAAGAAGCGGGCTGA